A region of Borreliella afzelii DNA encodes the following proteins:
- a CDS encoding OspD family protein — protein sequence MKKLIKILLSSLFLILSISCSLDNEGVNSKDYESKKQSILGELNQLLGQTTNSLKEAKNTTDNLNASNEANKVVEAVISVVNLISSAADQVKGATTNMHDLAQMAEIDLEKIKESSDKVIVAANVAKEAYNLTKAVEQNMQKLYKEQEEQLKHYLILMK from the coding sequence ATGAAAAAATTAATAAAAATATTACTGTCAAGTTTATTTTTAATACTCTCAATATCTTGTTCTTTAGATAATGAAGGTGTAAATTCAAAAGATTACGAGTCAAAAAAACAGAGTATATTAGGTGAATTAAATCAGCTATTGGGGCAAACTACAAATTCACTAAAAGAAGCAAAAAATACAACAGATAATTTAAATGCATCAAATGAGGCAAATAAAGTTGTAGAAGCAGTTATAAGTGTGGTTAATTTAATTTCATCTGCTGCAGATCAGGTAAAAGGTGCAACAACAAATATGCACGATTTAGCTCAAATGGCAGAAATAGATTTAGAAAAAATAAAGGAATCTAGTGATAAAGTAATAGTTGCGGCTAATGTTGCGAAAGAAGCATATAACCTTACTAAAGCAGTAGAACAAAATATGCAAAAACTGTATAAAGAGCAAGAAGAGCAACTAAAACACTATCTGATTCTGATGAAATAG